A region of Salvia splendens isolate huo1 chromosome 17, SspV2, whole genome shotgun sequence DNA encodes the following proteins:
- the LOC121774752 gene encoding mitochondrial substrate carrier family protein B-like isoform X1 — translation MSAIGKMQTEARVGVVVEGGGLSAPTTSSVVVEPPRQRQIGTAPQLLAGGLAGAVSKTCTAPLARLTILFQLQGMHSDASRLEKASIWREASRIAREEGVRAFWKGNLVTIAHRLPYSSISFYAFERYKNMLQATLGVEGQGESIGADLCVRLLGGGLAGVTAASATYPLDLVRTRLTAQTNVIYYRGIFHSLRTISKEEGFRGLYKGLGPTLLGVGPNLAISFSVYDTARSYWQLHRPQDSIVLASLVCGSFSGIASSTVAYPLDLVRRRMQLEGAGGRALVYRTGLVGTLRQIIRKEGWLGLYRGILPEYYKVVPSVGIVFMTYEKLKQILSSIPES, via the exons ATGTCGGCGATCGGTAAAATGCAGACGGAAGCGAGGGTCGGAGTGGTGGTGGAGGGAGGCGGCCTGAGTGCACCGACGACGTCGTCGGTGGTGGTCGAGCCGCCGCGCCAGAGGCAAATCGGCACCGCCCCGCAGCTCCTCGCCGGTGGCCTCGCCGGAGCCGTGAGCAAGACTTGCACTGCTCCTCTCGCCCGCCTCACCATTCTCTTTCAG CTTCAGGGAATGCACTCCGATGCGTCTAGGTTAGAGAAGGCAAGCATATGGCGTGAGGCGTCGAGGATTGCTAGAGAAGAAGGCGTGAGGGCGTTTTGGAAGGGCAATTTGGTGACGATCGCGCACCGGCTCCCGTATTCTTCCATTAGCTTTTATGCATTCGAACGCTACAAGAAT ATGTTGCAAGCTACATTAGGAGTTGAAGGCCAAGGAGAAAGCATCGGTGCAGACCTTTGCGTACGGCTTTTAGGCGGTGGGCTGGCTGGAGTGACGGCCGCTTCAGCTACCTATCCGTTGGATCTTGTCCGGACGCGTCTTACAGCGCAG ACAAATGTGATCTATTACAGAGGGATATTCCATTCCTTGCGTACCATAAGTAAAGAAGAAGGTTTTCGTGGCCTTTATAAAGGACTTGGTCCCACTTTATTG GGTGTTGGCCCAAATTTGGCTATTAGCTTTTCAGTCTATGACACTGCAAGATCTTATTGGCAGCTTCATAG GCCTCAAGACTCAATTGTTCTAGCAAGCCTTGTTTGTGGGAGTTTTTCAGGAATTGCATCATCAACAG TGGCGTATCCTCTGGATCTTGTGAGGCGGAGAATGCAACTGGAAGGAGCCGGTGGCCGAGCTCTTGTTTACAGAACAGGCCTGGTCGGGACACTGAGGCAAATAATCAGAAAGGAAGGTTGGCTTGGCCTATATCGCGGGATTCTGCCTGAATATTACAAAGTTGTGCCCAGTGTTGGCATCGTCTTCATGACCTATGAAAAGTTAAAGCAGATCCTCTCAAGCATCCCCGAAAGCTAG
- the LOC121774752 gene encoding mitochondrial adenine nucleotide transporter ADNT1-like isoform X2, producing the protein MSAIGKMQTEARVGVVVEGGGLSAPTTSSVVVEPPRQRQIGTAPQLLAGGLAGAVSKTCTAPLARLTILFQLQGMHSDASRLEKASIWREASRIAREEGVRAFWKGNLVTIAHRLPYSSISFYAFERYKNMLQATLGVEGQGESIGADLCVRLLGGGLAGVTAASATYPLDLVRTRLTAQTNVIYYRGIFHSLRTISKEEGFRGLYKGLGPTLLGVGPNLAISFSVYDTARSYWQLHRPQDSIVLASLVCGSFSGIASSTVGSTR; encoded by the exons ATGTCGGCGATCGGTAAAATGCAGACGGAAGCGAGGGTCGGAGTGGTGGTGGAGGGAGGCGGCCTGAGTGCACCGACGACGTCGTCGGTGGTGGTCGAGCCGCCGCGCCAGAGGCAAATCGGCACCGCCCCGCAGCTCCTCGCCGGTGGCCTCGCCGGAGCCGTGAGCAAGACTTGCACTGCTCCTCTCGCCCGCCTCACCATTCTCTTTCAG CTTCAGGGAATGCACTCCGATGCGTCTAGGTTAGAGAAGGCAAGCATATGGCGTGAGGCGTCGAGGATTGCTAGAGAAGAAGGCGTGAGGGCGTTTTGGAAGGGCAATTTGGTGACGATCGCGCACCGGCTCCCGTATTCTTCCATTAGCTTTTATGCATTCGAACGCTACAAGAAT ATGTTGCAAGCTACATTAGGAGTTGAAGGCCAAGGAGAAAGCATCGGTGCAGACCTTTGCGTACGGCTTTTAGGCGGTGGGCTGGCTGGAGTGACGGCCGCTTCAGCTACCTATCCGTTGGATCTTGTCCGGACGCGTCTTACAGCGCAG ACAAATGTGATCTATTACAGAGGGATATTCCATTCCTTGCGTACCATAAGTAAAGAAGAAGGTTTTCGTGGCCTTTATAAAGGACTTGGTCCCACTTTATTG GGTGTTGGCCCAAATTTGGCTATTAGCTTTTCAGTCTATGACACTGCAAGATCTTATTGGCAGCTTCATAG GCCTCAAGACTCAATTGTTCTAGCAAGCCTTGTTTGTGGGAGTTTTTCAGGAATTGCATCATCAACAG TTGGCTCCACTAGGTGA